DNA from Helicoverpa zea isolate HzStark_Cry1AcR chromosome 22, ilHelZeax1.1, whole genome shotgun sequence:
GACAAGATGGTGACTCATCCAAGGACAGATTAACAGTAGAATACATTCTATATtaacagtcgctccttgttaaacactggtactcagctgcatagtttagactggaagccgaccccaacatagttgggaaaaggctcagtaGATGAGATGCACACATAGCacacagacaagaagaaaaaaagaACAATCAAGTACGTAAGAAgtaaaggcacagcttattttaAATGATTCTACGATTTCAGGTGAAAGCCGGCAAAGTATTTGCTTCAGCGACAGAAGATATGGACGCGCTGACATTCGGCACCAACGTGCTGCTGCGTCATCTCACGTTCAGTGAGGCTCGCAAGATGCCCGTGCAGGAGTTCCATCTCGACGATGTGTTGAAAGGACTCGGCTTGGAGCAGAAAGAGGTATGATATCATCCCATGGTAACTACATATGttttaactagccgttttcccgcggtttcacccgcgtcccgtgggagctactgcccgcaccgggataaaatatagcctatattactcgcagataatatagctttctaatggtgaaagaatatttaaaatcggtccagtagtttttgagttatttatttatttattcatctcaAAGTTACTATGCCTTTACAGACTTAAATCGAATGCGACATAGTACCTACTTCCAATTaatatccattacaaccaaacaaacaaagttttcctctttataatattagtatagattatgaagctgaagagtttgtttagaCATGCCAATTTCAGGAACTGCTGGTCTATTTGAAAGAATATATCAGTGTTAGACAACCAATTAACCCTGAATGCAGATATGCGCaagacaataggcatgatgacaaatttttaaattcctttgtatgatgtaggtatacgtctattttatatgaaaaattattaattttaagaaaatgcgaagtttttttatcaaataattgcatttttctctgtccactttgaatccggcgcgaaaacgcttgtcagtgtcatgtcgtcacttgtgacgtcacgactgaaattacaagacgcaagtaaacaacgcgcaattaagttttttgtgttattaaatatgaattcgaaagggcgtaggtgttgtggggtcccccagtgtaagaacacatccaaaacaactccggataagttatttgtgtacgttcctcacaataaaaaaatacgaaacaagtggcttaaacttgcaaggcgagattcaaaagcaatattgcccagggtacaactttatttttgtgaagatcaccttgatgtaagttattacatagttctctagattctagcatagtttataatgtaaataactatttcgaggttaggtttcatctctcattgttttttaattaaactagtatacttacatggaagttttaacatttctaaattcagctgaacaaaaatctttatttgatgccaaaaactttcccagcattatgatatcaattctaggcaaattagcgctgtttgccttgataaatccgggctccataactcgtgttataaacaattaattaatgaaaaacaaagatcgcagtggaagttcacaataacgaaatgtgacgttcgcgcgctttcgcgcgagttgttttgagaaatgacgtcacgagctctgattggtgttcaagatatcatggcggattgccttatttcgtaattttattttataaaaatacatattaatcacattattaataaagaaaacaatgcgcgttttatattccaagcttcaagtttaatttaataaatatattattttaatgatttttgattactgtcatcatgcctattgttttTTTCTACAGACTTATAAATACTAGCATACGAGCGGTTAAGGCACTATTCttcttttatccgggtgcgcggagCAGtcacgcggtttcaccagcgtctCATGTAAACACGTCATGAGACGCGAATATAAACGAAATTTATGTTGGTGACACtatttattactaaaaaaagAAGACTGTACACCTGAAAACTTGGCTAGAAATTGATGCGGCTAGACTAGCCGGGCTAgtggggaggtagcttagaacCATTCTATCCCCCATCAAAATACGGGAAGTAGTTTTATGTAAACTACATTTTTGAgttctattattttttgaacataaaaactattttaaaattttaaaattcttccTTGTCCTCAGTTCATCGACTTATGCATCTTACTAGGCTGTGACTACTGCGGTTCCATCCGCGGCATCGGTCCCAAGCGAGCCATCGAACTCATCCGACAGCATCGCAGCTTAGAAGAGGTAAAATTCGCAATTATTTACCCCATTGTGGTGAAGTGAACGCAAACCTATCAAAATTTACAGcgtaaaacgaaaacaaaactttaaaaacgactaagataaaacattcaaaattTGGAGTTGGGATATGAAAAATACACcattttacatacaaattgtgcgttatttaagaaaaacagaCAAATGTGCGAttaaacattcaatcattcacatcTAACCGATAATGCGTTAGTAGATCATACATTTCAACGACGCaatttccgtcagatatgaaccttcCCTTACTCTAGTattaactacataattatgttagtaTCAAGTATCACTTCACTATTGCacaggaagtctgaaagtagcgccagttacagaaaataCGAGAAGTAGAAGGTTGTcatggtatggacatgtaatgaggagggatgatacgcttgcaacaaagtgtgtgctaagtatgaatgtagatggatggagaggaagaggaagacctaagaaaagatcagtatgacgagtgacagggaaaattGAAAGGAAAGacattgcgccgaccccaaataaaattgggaacaaggcaggaggaagaagaagaagacttgGCACAGATTTAAGCAAATTGTTACAaagttatgtacaaaataaagaaatattcgaTATATTTATATGAACTAGGTGCTGCGCAACATTGACACGACGAAGTACCCTCCCCCCGAGGAGTGGGACTACGAGAGAGCGAGGGAACTCTTCTTACAGCCAGACGTCACTGATCCTAAGGAGATTGAGGTTGGTTTCCGTTTTATGTAACCGTTACTTATGATTTTTATCCTTTACtagctcgtgccagcggtttgacccgcatcccgtgggaacctcggcacgaacccggataaaaagtagcctatagccttcctcgataaatgggctatctaatactgaaagaatatttcaaatcggaccagtagttcctgagattagcgcgttcaaacaaacacacaaactcttcagctttataatattagtatagatttattttgcAACATAATTTCTACATTTTTAACTATTGAATACAAAAAGTTCCAATagtttgtatttcttttttataaaatacagtcttcaaaattatctatactaatattataaagaggaaaactttgtttgtttgtttggttgtaatgaataggctcaaaaactactggacagtttttaaaaattctttcaccattcgaaagctacattatccacgagtaacataggctatattttatcccggtacgggcagtagttgccacgggacgcgggtgaaaccgcgggaaaacggctagttaattATATTACTGATTTGTCAGTTGTAcatatttaacttaaaatttGTATTAATATGGTGTATTCAATAGTTGATTCCGTCTAAAACTCTTAATAGAGATTCAATTATATTCggagtatttttatatacagtGACACTGCAGCACatacaatactttttttatttatagtaaatcgaaaaaaaaacatgttacttATAATTGCTAGATTAGCTAAGATATGTGAATTTAAGtaattttctcttataaaagtgtcttaaaaattatgtttttggtatttattgatattttattccAGTTAAAATGGTCGGACCCCGACGAGGAGGGCCTGGTGCAGTTCCTGTGTGGCGACAAGCAGTTCAACGAGGAGCGTGTGAGGAACGGCGCCAAGAAACTCATGAAGGCTCGCAGCGGCACCACGCAGGGACGACTCGACGGATTCTTTACGGTAACCTcataacacacacacatacttcAAATCAAAGCATTTATTCGCGGTTATGTTGTGACGCATATAGGACACAAAACAGACAAGCAAAAATGTACATACAAAACacggtaaaataataaaaacaatgtagGAAAAAAAATTGCGTCACAAGCACGCGACcagcgaccctatgcgagacagagtCGCGGCGCTTGTATACTAATATCGGGGAATTGATcgtaagagttaccgcggccctggtacaagggtttaagaaggaacatttTGGGTTTTTGTCAGTAAGAGACTGACACTCGCCcaagctgcacccacagcgagatCATCATTAATCATTTAAACATTTCCCACCAACAATAAAAGGGTCCATCCCTGCGTGCGAAACCACCATTCAGTCtctaaagtacataataaaaatcaaataatcgaataagtttaaaaaaaacgtagtttaaataaaaaatctactcCATCAATTTAACAATAAACTCATTATTTCACCAGATATCAACAACTCCAAATCCTAAACGTAAAGCCGAGGAAGACAAAAAGAATTCAGCTAAGAAGAAGGCCAAGGTCGGCGGCGGCGGTAGAGGACGCAAACCGAAGTAAAATagttagttttaacttttaagcATTATTTGCATGGAGAAAAAAAAGACcaagggcccgattctcctaagttattaATGTCAaatttgaatagaaattgaatcgaaatagaagttttaaccatatcggtcattctgctactaatataagaccaatcgtccGCCgatccaacgacattcgattggtttgcgattggtctatACGGttgtttgctctacaatcatattgcaatcgtaaatcatttgcatacaaaatgatttattattaaatgacaggATATagcatatataataaaaggataaaaacgtttatttcaaagaaaaaatcgaatgtgaatcgtatgtcgcttaagtaaaattaggagaatcgggccccagcggcggtgccataacggaaaatctcctaagaaagtattttttttaataccaaaaaccGATGCCAGGGCTCAAGGAACctaaacgcctcgttagttcactcgtaactggtcgttttggtcatgcccaccgtacgaaatTGACCTAGAGGGGGTCTCATCTACCTGTATTATGGCATCTACGCTCTCTTTACTCCGTTATTATTTGTGACTACAGTATTTCTTCCAGATATTAAATTGTCTGTTGCTCAAGAGACCCCATGGCCTACCTCAATCTTTTTACTTAGTATTCGTTCATGTTCTATtgataagttaaaataaatcttGTGTTGGCCTTGTATGGCAAATTTACCTATGAATAATGCTCTATGACTGAGTTCCTGACTTAAAATGCGCGGGACcgcatttattttgtaacttgaTTAAACGTTAGTGATTCTCTATTTTTAAcagacttctcaaaaaggaagttctcaattgatgtttgtttttttttataatataagtagtgatctttaaaatatatgaaataaatagtttaagaattgaatattgttgttttgtttttatctctATAAAGGTAAGTCTAAATAAGCATTTgatcaattaaattatgtatgcgGTACTGTTGCAGTTGGATCtcttgataatgatgatgacctcctagccgattaccgGCTTCGGCGGCTgctctcatataaggagatcagctaactgcgcaggacatattatagtgcacaagcatttgcgcagacacaggtgcactcactattccttcactctcatagcccgatgggacggcaatccgacacgaccgatcTCTCTTTGGATTTTTTAATACTACGCtggaaattattaaaacttttaaattaatgtgATGGTTTTCGAAATTGTTTTGCTCAGGGTCATAAACAGTTTAAACTGTCAAAATGGTAAACAATTGTAATAGAAATTGACACAAATATTCGTGtgaaacaatgttttattaGTAAAACATCGATAATAACATACAATACATAGACATTAAATACATCTCTCTAGGAGTAACAGCtcataaatatttcatacatGATTAAACGCATACACTTAACATAAATACACTTTTTAAGGGGCTTATACAGAAACAAGGGTCGGTTGTAACAATGATAATATTAGTCCTTTTTACTTTATGTATTACGAATATGAtgaaataaagacctattctattctatgtatTTCGCTTGCTTTCCGTGGCAACTACTGCTAAATGTAgcctgttactcgggaagagtgtagctttgtaactgtgaaagattttttctaattggttcagtagtgTCGAAGGAACTATTGCAAATAAACTATATTAAAATGCGATATGTATTGTTACAACCGACCCCTAGTACATATCAACTGattctacatatttttgttacaaataataCTATTTATGTGCTATACACAGCAAAAAAAGCATAAAACTCATTTGTTCAAGATCCTAAGGTTTATTGTAAATACGAGCAAAATGTACTATTGAAAGTGTAGAtctcaaaatattaaatgtaaaaatacgCCGTTTGTTGAAtgcatttttaaaaacaaataaaaattttcaaataatttaataacttatcttttttataaaataacgagATTTTGTGGtccactttttttttaacgaaattaacttacatatttAGGGTAGGTTGCATCAAAATTATGTAGTTCTCTAGTTA
Protein-coding regions in this window:
- the LOC124641384 gene encoding flap endonuclease 1; this encodes MGILGLSKLIADIAPHAIKEMEIKNYFGRKIAIDAYMSLYQFLIAVRSEGSQLVSTDGETTSHLMGTFYRTIRLVENGIKPVYVFDGKPPDMKSHQLNKRAERREEAEKELQKATEAGDQESIEKFNRRLVKVTKVHNEEARQLLKLMGIPVIEAPCEAEAQCAALVKAGKVFASATEDMDALTFGTNVLLRHLTFSEARKMPVQEFHLDDVLKGLGLEQKEFIDLCILLGCDYCGSIRGIGPKRAIELIRQHRSLEEVLRNIDTTKYPPPEEWDYERARELFLQPDVTDPKEIELKWSDPDEEGLVQFLCGDKQFNEERVRNGAKKLMKARSGTTQGRLDGFFTISTTPNPKRKAEEDKKNSAKKKAKVGGGGRGRKPK